Proteins encoded by one window of Brienomyrus brachyistius isolate T26 chromosome 1, BBRACH_0.4, whole genome shotgun sequence:
- the LOC125723478 gene encoding NGFI-A-binding protein 1-like isoform X2, producing MRTAEGMAAALPRTLGELQLYRILQRANLLCYYEAFIQQGGDDVQQLCEAGEDEFLEIMALVGMASKPLHVRRLQKALRDWVTNPALFSQPRATPVCSVPVYKPVERAGSDSDMALDAEPAPASPRSWAEPGLSPADPAVPGSPLEVLDTAAVRSVTECVTRLAQTLPKVELAEVRDLLKGNKKLAKMVGHIFDMVDEDPRREEEVRKYSAIYGRFDSKRRDGKQLTLHELTVNEAAAQLCMRNLALLTRRDELFSLARQVSREVTYKYTYQSSRLHCGNREDPSPKRIKTEEGVFDLHEAMQQICTRQEMLKERLTPVTPTGGEAAMQSILTNRAATAGCLPTSLTQMQLERLLAKQMEVLQDAAARERLHTLNWMLPPRGPKPLPQRLNGISPDKAEQQEQPPNPRVSGLRWSITEGELPLGRQLASELKRRHSLSMGRAPPTTSGEPHPHHAAIPLPMPEEVLTLYLSLPPPEQRIRTDSVQGVLNLSEVKKTIKVEPDSR from the exons ATGCGCACGGCTGAAG gcatggcGGCAGCTTTGCCCAGGACCCTTGGGGAGCTGCAGCTCTACCGTATTCTGCAGCGGGCCAACCTGCTATGCTACTATGAGGCCTTCATCCAGCAGGGCGGCGACGACGTGCAGCAGCTGTGTGAGGCTGGCGAAGATGAATTCCTGGAGATCATGGCACTGGTGGGCATGGCCAGCAAGCCGCTGCATGTGCGGCGCCTACAGAAGGCACTGCGAGACTGGGTCACTAACCCGGCGCTGTTCAGCCAGCCGCGGGCCACCCCCGTCTGCAGTGTTCCTGTCTATAAGCCAGTGGAGCGGGCTGGGTCCGACTCAGACATGGCCCTTGACGCCGAGCCTGCCCCCGCATCACCACGATCCTGGGCTGAGCCTGGCCTGTCCCCGGCTGATCCTGCCGTTCCTGGCTCTCCGCTGGAGGTGCTGGACACCGCTGCTGTGCGCTCTGTCACAGAGTGCGTGACACGCCTGGCACAAACTCTGCCTAAGGTGGAGCTGGCCGAGGTGCGGGACCTCCTTAAGGGCAACAAGAAGCTGGCCAAGATGGTAGGGCACATCTTCGACATGGTCGATGAGGACCCACGCCGGGAGGAGGAGGTACGCAAGTACAGTGCCATCTATGGGCGTTTCGACTCCAAGCGGAGAGACGGCAAGCAGCTGACGCTGCACGAG CTGACGGTGAACGAGGCAGCCGCCCAGCTGTGCATGCGGAACCTGGCTCTCCTAACACGCCGGGACGAGCTGTTCAGTCTGGCCCGCCAGGTGTCCCGCGAGGTCACCTACAAATACACCTACCAGAGCAGCAG ACTTCATTGTGGTAACAGGGAAGATCCTTCACCAAAGAGGATAAAAACAGAG GAGGGCGTGTTTGACCTCCACGAGGCCATGCAGCAGATATGCACACGGCAGGAGATGCTGAAAGAGCGACTGACCCCCGTTACACCCACAGGAGGTGAGGCAGCAATGCAGAGCATTCTGACCAACAGGGCAGCGACAGCAGGCTGCTTGCCCACGTCTCTGACCCAG ATGCAGTTGGAGCGGCTGCTGGCCAAGCAGATGGAGGTCCTGCAGGACGCTGCGGCCCGCGAGAGACTCCACACACTCAACTGGATGCTTCCTCCACGGGGCCCCAAGCCGCTCCCCCAGCGCCTCAATGGGATCTCTCCGGACAAGGCCGAGCAGCAAG AACAGCCACCCAACCCAAGGGTGTCCGGGCTGCGGTGGAGTATCACCGAGGGTGAGTTGCCCTTGGGGCGGCAGCTGGCCAGCGAGCTGAAGAGAAGGCACTCCCTCAGCATGGGAAGGGCCCCGCCCACAACCTCAGGTGAGCCACACCCACACCATGCCGCCATACCTCTCCCCATGCCAGAAGAGGTTCTGACCCTAtatctctctcttcctcccccAGAGCAGAGGATAAGGACAGACTCCGTGCAGGGCGTCCTTAACCTCTCTGAAGTCAAAAAGACCATCAAGGTGGAGCCTGACTCCAGATAG
- the LOC125723478 gene encoding NGFI-A-binding protein 1-like isoform X3, translating into MAAALPRTLGELQLYRILQRANLLCYYEAFIQQGGDDVQQLCEAGEDEFLEIMALVGMASKPLHVRRLQKALRDWVTNPALFSQPRATPVCSVPVYKPVERAGSDSDMALDAEPAPASPRSWAEPGLSPADPAVPGSPLEVLDTAAVRSVTECVTRLAQTLPKVELAEVRDLLKGNKKLAKMVGHIFDMVDEDPRREEEVRKYSAIYGRFDSKRRDGKQLTLHELTVNEAAAQLCMRNLALLTRRDELFSLARQVSREVTYKYTYQSSRLHCGNREDPSPKRIKTEEGVFDLHEAMQQICTRQEMLKERLTPVTPTGGEAAMQSILTNRAATAGCLPTSLTQMQLERLLAKQMEVLQDAAARERLHTLNWMLPPRGPKPLPQRLNGISPDKAEQQAEQPPNPRVSGLRWSITEGELPLGRQLASELKRRHSLSMGRAPPTTSGEPHPHHAAIPLPMPEEVLTLYLSLPPPEQRIRTDSVQGVLNLSEVKKTIKVEPDSR; encoded by the exons atggcGGCAGCTTTGCCCAGGACCCTTGGGGAGCTGCAGCTCTACCGTATTCTGCAGCGGGCCAACCTGCTATGCTACTATGAGGCCTTCATCCAGCAGGGCGGCGACGACGTGCAGCAGCTGTGTGAGGCTGGCGAAGATGAATTCCTGGAGATCATGGCACTGGTGGGCATGGCCAGCAAGCCGCTGCATGTGCGGCGCCTACAGAAGGCACTGCGAGACTGGGTCACTAACCCGGCGCTGTTCAGCCAGCCGCGGGCCACCCCCGTCTGCAGTGTTCCTGTCTATAAGCCAGTGGAGCGGGCTGGGTCCGACTCAGACATGGCCCTTGACGCCGAGCCTGCCCCCGCATCACCACGATCCTGGGCTGAGCCTGGCCTGTCCCCGGCTGATCCTGCCGTTCCTGGCTCTCCGCTGGAGGTGCTGGACACCGCTGCTGTGCGCTCTGTCACAGAGTGCGTGACACGCCTGGCACAAACTCTGCCTAAGGTGGAGCTGGCCGAGGTGCGGGACCTCCTTAAGGGCAACAAGAAGCTGGCCAAGATGGTAGGGCACATCTTCGACATGGTCGATGAGGACCCACGCCGGGAGGAGGAGGTACGCAAGTACAGTGCCATCTATGGGCGTTTCGACTCCAAGCGGAGAGACGGCAAGCAGCTGACGCTGCACGAG CTGACGGTGAACGAGGCAGCCGCCCAGCTGTGCATGCGGAACCTGGCTCTCCTAACACGCCGGGACGAGCTGTTCAGTCTGGCCCGCCAGGTGTCCCGCGAGGTCACCTACAAATACACCTACCAGAGCAGCAG ACTTCATTGTGGTAACAGGGAAGATCCTTCACCAAAGAGGATAAAAACAGAG GAGGGCGTGTTTGACCTCCACGAGGCCATGCAGCAGATATGCACACGGCAGGAGATGCTGAAAGAGCGACTGACCCCCGTTACACCCACAGGAGGTGAGGCAGCAATGCAGAGCATTCTGACCAACAGGGCAGCGACAGCAGGCTGCTTGCCCACGTCTCTGACCCAG ATGCAGTTGGAGCGGCTGCTGGCCAAGCAGATGGAGGTCCTGCAGGACGCTGCGGCCCGCGAGAGACTCCACACACTCAACTGGATGCTTCCTCCACGGGGCCCCAAGCCGCTCCCCCAGCGCCTCAATGGGATCTCTCCGGACAAGGCCGAGCAGCAAG CAGAACAGCCACCCAACCCAAGGGTGTCCGGGCTGCGGTGGAGTATCACCGAGGGTGAGTTGCCCTTGGGGCGGCAGCTGGCCAGCGAGCTGAAGAGAAGGCACTCCCTCAGCATGGGAAGGGCCCCGCCCACAACCTCAGGTGAGCCACACCCACACCATGCCGCCATACCTCTCCCCATGCCAGAAGAGGTTCTGACCCTAtatctctctcttcctcccccAGAGCAGAGGATAAGGACAGACTCCGTGCAGGGCGTCCTTAACCTCTCTGAAGTCAAAAAGACCATCAAGGTGGAGCCTGACTCCAGATAG
- the LOC125723478 gene encoding NGFI-A-binding protein 1-like isoform X1 produces MRTAEGMAAALPRTLGELQLYRILQRANLLCYYEAFIQQGGDDVQQLCEAGEDEFLEIMALVGMASKPLHVRRLQKALRDWVTNPALFSQPRATPVCSVPVYKPVERAGSDSDMALDAEPAPASPRSWAEPGLSPADPAVPGSPLEVLDTAAVRSVTECVTRLAQTLPKVELAEVRDLLKGNKKLAKMVGHIFDMVDEDPRREEEVRKYSAIYGRFDSKRRDGKQLTLHELTVNEAAAQLCMRNLALLTRRDELFSLARQVSREVTYKYTYQSSRLHCGNREDPSPKRIKTEEGVFDLHEAMQQICTRQEMLKERLTPVTPTGGEAAMQSILTNRAATAGCLPTSLTQMQLERLLAKQMEVLQDAAARERLHTLNWMLPPRGPKPLPQRLNGISPDKAEQQAEQPPNPRVSGLRWSITEGELPLGRQLASELKRRHSLSMGRAPPTTSGEPHPHHAAIPLPMPEEVLTLYLSLPPPEQRIRTDSVQGVLNLSEVKKTIKVEPDSR; encoded by the exons ATGCGCACGGCTGAAG gcatggcGGCAGCTTTGCCCAGGACCCTTGGGGAGCTGCAGCTCTACCGTATTCTGCAGCGGGCCAACCTGCTATGCTACTATGAGGCCTTCATCCAGCAGGGCGGCGACGACGTGCAGCAGCTGTGTGAGGCTGGCGAAGATGAATTCCTGGAGATCATGGCACTGGTGGGCATGGCCAGCAAGCCGCTGCATGTGCGGCGCCTACAGAAGGCACTGCGAGACTGGGTCACTAACCCGGCGCTGTTCAGCCAGCCGCGGGCCACCCCCGTCTGCAGTGTTCCTGTCTATAAGCCAGTGGAGCGGGCTGGGTCCGACTCAGACATGGCCCTTGACGCCGAGCCTGCCCCCGCATCACCACGATCCTGGGCTGAGCCTGGCCTGTCCCCGGCTGATCCTGCCGTTCCTGGCTCTCCGCTGGAGGTGCTGGACACCGCTGCTGTGCGCTCTGTCACAGAGTGCGTGACACGCCTGGCACAAACTCTGCCTAAGGTGGAGCTGGCCGAGGTGCGGGACCTCCTTAAGGGCAACAAGAAGCTGGCCAAGATGGTAGGGCACATCTTCGACATGGTCGATGAGGACCCACGCCGGGAGGAGGAGGTACGCAAGTACAGTGCCATCTATGGGCGTTTCGACTCCAAGCGGAGAGACGGCAAGCAGCTGACGCTGCACGAG CTGACGGTGAACGAGGCAGCCGCCCAGCTGTGCATGCGGAACCTGGCTCTCCTAACACGCCGGGACGAGCTGTTCAGTCTGGCCCGCCAGGTGTCCCGCGAGGTCACCTACAAATACACCTACCAGAGCAGCAG ACTTCATTGTGGTAACAGGGAAGATCCTTCACCAAAGAGGATAAAAACAGAG GAGGGCGTGTTTGACCTCCACGAGGCCATGCAGCAGATATGCACACGGCAGGAGATGCTGAAAGAGCGACTGACCCCCGTTACACCCACAGGAGGTGAGGCAGCAATGCAGAGCATTCTGACCAACAGGGCAGCGACAGCAGGCTGCTTGCCCACGTCTCTGACCCAG ATGCAGTTGGAGCGGCTGCTGGCCAAGCAGATGGAGGTCCTGCAGGACGCTGCGGCCCGCGAGAGACTCCACACACTCAACTGGATGCTTCCTCCACGGGGCCCCAAGCCGCTCCCCCAGCGCCTCAATGGGATCTCTCCGGACAAGGCCGAGCAGCAAG CAGAACAGCCACCCAACCCAAGGGTGTCCGGGCTGCGGTGGAGTATCACCGAGGGTGAGTTGCCCTTGGGGCGGCAGCTGGCCAGCGAGCTGAAGAGAAGGCACTCCCTCAGCATGGGAAGGGCCCCGCCCACAACCTCAGGTGAGCCACACCCACACCATGCCGCCATACCTCTCCCCATGCCAGAAGAGGTTCTGACCCTAtatctctctcttcctcccccAGAGCAGAGGATAAGGACAGACTCCGTGCAGGGCGTCCTTAACCTCTCTGAAGTCAAAAAGACCATCAAGGTGGAGCCTGACTCCAGATAG
- the LOC125723478 gene encoding NGFI-A-binding protein 1-like isoform X4 — translation MRTAEGMAAALPRTLGELQLYRILQRANLLCYYEAFIQQGGDDVQQLCEAGEDEFLEIMALVGMASKPLHVRRLQKALRDWVTNPALFSQPRATPVCSVPVYKPVERAGSDSDMALDAEPAPASPRSWAEPGLSPADPAVPGSPLEVLDTAAVRSVTECVTRLAQTLPKVELAEVRDLLKGNKKLAKMVGHIFDMVDEDPRREEEVRKYSAIYGRFDSKRRDGKQLTLHELTVNEAAAQLCMRNLALLTRRDELFSLARQVSREVTYKYTYQSSRLHCGNREDPSPKRIKTEEGVFDLHEAMQQICTRQEMLKERLTPVTPTGGEAAMQSILTNRAATAGCLPTSLTQMQLERLLAKQMEVLQDAAARERLHTLNWMLPPRGPKPLPQRLNGISPDKAEQQAEQPPNPRVSGLRWSITEGELPLGRQLASELKRRHSLSMGRAPPTTSEQRIRTDSVQGVLNLSEVKKTIKVEPDSR, via the exons ATGCGCACGGCTGAAG gcatggcGGCAGCTTTGCCCAGGACCCTTGGGGAGCTGCAGCTCTACCGTATTCTGCAGCGGGCCAACCTGCTATGCTACTATGAGGCCTTCATCCAGCAGGGCGGCGACGACGTGCAGCAGCTGTGTGAGGCTGGCGAAGATGAATTCCTGGAGATCATGGCACTGGTGGGCATGGCCAGCAAGCCGCTGCATGTGCGGCGCCTACAGAAGGCACTGCGAGACTGGGTCACTAACCCGGCGCTGTTCAGCCAGCCGCGGGCCACCCCCGTCTGCAGTGTTCCTGTCTATAAGCCAGTGGAGCGGGCTGGGTCCGACTCAGACATGGCCCTTGACGCCGAGCCTGCCCCCGCATCACCACGATCCTGGGCTGAGCCTGGCCTGTCCCCGGCTGATCCTGCCGTTCCTGGCTCTCCGCTGGAGGTGCTGGACACCGCTGCTGTGCGCTCTGTCACAGAGTGCGTGACACGCCTGGCACAAACTCTGCCTAAGGTGGAGCTGGCCGAGGTGCGGGACCTCCTTAAGGGCAACAAGAAGCTGGCCAAGATGGTAGGGCACATCTTCGACATGGTCGATGAGGACCCACGCCGGGAGGAGGAGGTACGCAAGTACAGTGCCATCTATGGGCGTTTCGACTCCAAGCGGAGAGACGGCAAGCAGCTGACGCTGCACGAG CTGACGGTGAACGAGGCAGCCGCCCAGCTGTGCATGCGGAACCTGGCTCTCCTAACACGCCGGGACGAGCTGTTCAGTCTGGCCCGCCAGGTGTCCCGCGAGGTCACCTACAAATACACCTACCAGAGCAGCAG ACTTCATTGTGGTAACAGGGAAGATCCTTCACCAAAGAGGATAAAAACAGAG GAGGGCGTGTTTGACCTCCACGAGGCCATGCAGCAGATATGCACACGGCAGGAGATGCTGAAAGAGCGACTGACCCCCGTTACACCCACAGGAGGTGAGGCAGCAATGCAGAGCATTCTGACCAACAGGGCAGCGACAGCAGGCTGCTTGCCCACGTCTCTGACCCAG ATGCAGTTGGAGCGGCTGCTGGCCAAGCAGATGGAGGTCCTGCAGGACGCTGCGGCCCGCGAGAGACTCCACACACTCAACTGGATGCTTCCTCCACGGGGCCCCAAGCCGCTCCCCCAGCGCCTCAATGGGATCTCTCCGGACAAGGCCGAGCAGCAAG CAGAACAGCCACCCAACCCAAGGGTGTCCGGGCTGCGGTGGAGTATCACCGAGGGTGAGTTGCCCTTGGGGCGGCAGCTGGCCAGCGAGCTGAAGAGAAGGCACTCCCTCAGCATGGGAAGGGCCCCGCCCACAACCTCAG AGCAGAGGATAAGGACAGACTCCGTGCAGGGCGTCCTTAACCTCTCTGAAGTCAAAAAGACCATCAAGGTGGAGCCTGACTCCAGATAG